The sequence CCCACCGCCTGGGCGCCCGGGTCACCGCGCACTGCTTCGCCGAGGAGTCGCTGCGCGATCTGGTGGAGGCGGGCATCGACTGCATCGAGCACGCCACCGGACTCACCGAGGAGACCATCCCGCTCTTCGCCGAACGCGGCGTCGCGATCGTCCCGACGCTGGTCAACATCGCCACCTTCCCCGACCTCGCGGCGGGCGGCGAGGCCAAGTTCCCCCGCTGGTCGGCCCATATGCGGCAGCTGTACGACCGCCGCTACGACACCGTGCGCTCCGCGTACGACGCCGGAATCCCGGTCTACGTCGGCACCGACGCGGGCGGCTCGCTGGCGCACGGCCTGGTCGCGGGCGAGGTCGCCGAGCTGGTCAGGGCGGGCATCCCGCCGCTGGAGGCGCTCTCCGCGACCGCGTGGGGAGCCAGGCGCTGGCTGGGGCGGCCGGGCCTCGACGAGGGAGCTCCGGCCGACCTGGTCGTCTACGACGAGGACCCGCGCGCGGACGTGCGGGTGCTGGCGGCGCCCCGCCACGTCGTCCTGAACGGGCGGGTCGTCGGCTGAACGGCGGCGCGTTGACGGGCAGTGACGGATGCGGCCCCCGGCTCGTTGATACAGCCCGGCCCGTTCACGCGCCGCGGCCCCTTCCGCGTGAGACGGGTGACGGGGAGGGACAGGAGGGAACACGCGTGCCGAAAGATTCGAATGTGCGCGCGGAAAACCCCCATTGGGGTGAACTCACGCCAGGTGTCCGTCAGTTCACCCTCAGTGCGTAAAGATTCACGGAGTCGACGTCACCGGCGCAGGCCATGTCCCCCATGGGGCTGCGCCGGTGGCTCCATGTCTCTTGTGGGGGTTCCACGATCTTGAACAGCAACACCTTCCGTCTCGCCGCCGTGGCGGTCGCCGCCGCCCCCGTCGCTCTGCTTGCCGCCGTCCCCGCGCACGCAGCCCCGGCGACGCCCACCACCGGCGGTGAGGGCAGGGCGAGCGCGGTCGTGCTCCGCACCGGGCTCGATGTCTCGCTCCTCAACAAGTCCCTCCAGGTGCCCCTCAAGGTCACGCTCAACGAGGTGCAGGCCCCGGCCAGCGCCGAGAAGACCGCACTGAGCGTCAACCTGGACGGAGTGGAGGGCCGCCCGGTCAACGTGCTGCGTGCCGACGTGGCCACCGCCGAAGCGACCGTGGACGAGCACGGGGCCGAGGGCTACACCCATCTGGCGAAGGCGCGGATCCACGTCCCCGGACTCGCGGCGCTCCCGCTCGTCGAGGTCCAGAAGGTCACCTCCAAGGCGGCCTGCGAGACCGGCAAGCAGCCCGTCGCCGAGTCGAACGTGCTCGGCCACGTCAAGGTGCTCGGCAAGAAGGTGACGCTCAGCGCGGGCGGACCGACCCAGGTCTCCGTCCCGGGCGTCGGTGAGGTCTCCCTCGACCTGTCCCACACGGTCACCACCGAGCGCACGGCGGCGGCGACGGCGCTCCGGCTCAAGGTGGCGGTCAACCCGCTCCAGCTCAACGTCGCCGAGGTCAACGGCGAGGTCACCCTCGCCGAGGCGACCTGCGAGACCCCGGCGGGGCCCCAGACCCCCGAGGAGCCGGGCGACACCGCGGGCGGCTCCACCGACGGCGGGGCCACGGGCGGCGACAGCGGCGGCGACGGCAGCACCGGCGGCGACGGCGGCAGCAGTGACGGCGGAAAGGGCGACGGCGACGTGAAGACGCAGACCGGCTCCGACACCGGCACCGCCCCCGTCGAGGCCAACCTCGCCGAGACCGGAGGCAGCTCGACCACTCCGTACATCGCGGGCGGCGCGGCCCTCCTCCTGGCCGTCGGCGCGGGCGCCACCGTGCTGGCGCGCAGGCGCAGCAGCGGCCAGAGCTGATCCGTGTGACGGGGGCGGCGTTCGCCGGACGGACGCCGCCCCCACCCGGTGCGGCGGCGTCCGCCGGACCGACGGCACCACCTGTGCGCGGCGTCGTCCGCCGGACCGAAGCCGCCTCACCCCGTGCGGGGCTCCCTCAGCGCCCCGATCGCGTCGGCAGGGCCTGCACCGCCTGGTCCAGGGCCTGGAGGAAACGATTGGTCGTGGCCCGGTCACGGACCGCGAGCCGCAGCCACCGCGCCCCGAGCCCGGGGAAGGTATCGCCGCGCCGGACGGCGAAGCCCAGCAGCCGCAGCCGCTCCCGGACCTCCGCCGCCCGCTCCAGCCGCACCAGCACGAACGGGCCCCGGGCCGCCTCCACCACCTCGACCTCGCTGAACTCCGCCAGCCCGGCGAGCAGATGGGCCCGGTCCACCGTGATCCGGTCCGCCGCCTGAGCCGCCTCCACCAGCGCCCGCGGCTCCATGCACGCCTCCGCCGCCGCCAGCGCCGGGGTGGACACAGGCCACAGCGGCTGCGCCTCGGCGAGCAGCGCCACCGTCTCCGGCTCGGCCAGCACGTAACCGATCCGCAGCCCGGCCAGCCCCCACGTCTTGGTGAGGCTGCGCAGCACCACGAGCCCCGGGATGTCCGTCCGGTCGCACACCGCCTCGCGCTCGCCCGGCACGACGTCCATGAACGCCTCGTCGACCACCAGGGTCCGCCCCGGCCGGGCCAGCTGCTCCAGCAGGGCCGCCGGATGCAGCACGGACGTCGGGTTCGTCGGATTGCCGATCACCACGAGGTCCGCCTCCTCGGGGACCGCCGCCGGATCGAGCCGGAAACCGTCCTCGGCCCGCAGCAGGACCCGCCCCACCTCGTGCCCGGCCGCCCGCAGCGCCGCCTCCGGCTCCGTGAACTGAGGGTGCACCACGACCGGCCGACGGGCCGGCAGGGCCCGGGCGATCAGGACGAACGCCTCGGCCGCGCCCGCCGTCAGCAGCACCCGCTCCACCGGCAGCCCGTGCCGGCCGGCGACCGCGGCCCGCGCGGACGCCCCGTCGGGATAGGCGGCCAGCGAGGTGAGCGACGCGGCTATCCGCTCGCGCAGCCACGGGGGAGGGGTGTGGGTACGGACGTTCACGGCGAGATCGGTCAGATTCTCGCCGCGGACCTCCGCGTCGCCGTGGTGCCGCAGGTCCGGCCCGGCGCTCTCGATGTTCCGCATGGGGGGATGCGTGGGGGGATTCATGGCAGCCATGGTGAACGGGCGGGAGCCTGCCGTCACCGGTGAGGTGGAAGTTTTCCCGCCGGAAACACCGAAAGTCCTGTCGGCGGCCGGAAAACGGCGGGCCACCGCACAGGTCGCCACCCCCTTCCCGCCCGGGGCCCGGGTCTTGGGCACCACCAGCTCGTCCGCCTCGATCAGCGCCGCGGCCTCCGCGACCGACGCCGTCCCCACCGCCGCGCGCACCGCCCCCGAGGGGTGCGGCACCCGGACCGAGGCCAGCGCCCCGGCCGGATGGGTCCGCACCGGCACGCCGAGCCGGGCCGCCGCTCCCACGATCCCCGGCTCGTCCCCCCTGGCGTCGACCGTGGCCACCTCCAGCACGTCCGCCATCTCCAG is a genomic window of Streptomyces sp. YPW6 containing:
- the cobC gene encoding Rv2231c family pyridoxal phosphate-dependent protein CobC, with amino-acid sequence MTGASLGPGPESGARSLVVGVGARRGASGDTVFALIEAVLSGAGLEMADVLEVATVDARGDEPGIVGAAARLGVPVRTHPAGALASVRVPHPSGAVRAAVGTASVAEAAALIEADELVVPKTRAPGGKGVATCAVARRFPAADRTFGVSGGKTSTSPVTAGSRPFTMAAMNPPTHPPMRNIESAGPDLRHHGDAEVRGENLTDLAVNVRTHTPPPWLRERIAASLTSLAAYPDGASARAAVAGRHGLPVERVLLTAGAAEAFVLIARALPARRPVVVHPQFTEPEAALRAAGHEVGRVLLRAEDGFRLDPAAVPEEADLVVIGNPTNPTSVLHPAALLEQLARPGRTLVVDEAFMDVVPGEREAVCDRTDIPGLVVLRSLTKTWGLAGLRIGYVLAEPETVALLAEAQPLWPVSTPALAAAEACMEPRALVEAAQAADRITVDRAHLLAGLAEFSEVEVVEAARGPFVLVRLERAAEVRERLRLLGFAVRRGDTFPGLGARWLRLAVRDRATTNRFLQALDQAVQALPTRSGR
- a CDS encoding amidohydrolase family protein codes for the protein MLRVKGRVLVGPDEVRDELWAVGGRITYERPPGADGAETVRGWALPGLVDAHCHVGLDRHGPVDAATAEKQALTDREAGTLLIRDAGSPSDTRWIDCREDLPKIIRAGRHIARTRRYIRNYAHEIEPGDLVAYVAQEARRGDGWVKLVGDWIDRDAGDLTACWPRGEVEAAIAEAHRLGARVTAHCFAEESLRDLVEAGIDCIEHATGLTEETIPLFAERGVAIVPTLVNIATFPDLAAGGEAKFPRWSAHMRQLYDRRYDTVRSAYDAGIPVYVGTDAGGSLAHGLVAGEVAELVRAGIPPLEALSATAWGARRWLGRPGLDEGAPADLVVYDEDPRADVRVLAAPRHVVLNGRVVG
- a CDS encoding SCO1860 family LAETG-anchored protein, which produces MNSNTFRLAAVAVAAAPVALLAAVPAHAAPATPTTGGEGRASAVVLRTGLDVSLLNKSLQVPLKVTLNEVQAPASAEKTALSVNLDGVEGRPVNVLRADVATAEATVDEHGAEGYTHLAKARIHVPGLAALPLVEVQKVTSKAACETGKQPVAESNVLGHVKVLGKKVTLSAGGPTQVSVPGVGEVSLDLSHTVTTERTAAATALRLKVAVNPLQLNVAEVNGEVTLAEATCETPAGPQTPEEPGDTAGGSTDGGATGGDSGGDGSTGGDGGSSDGGKGDGDVKTQTGSDTGTAPVEANLAETGGSSTTPYIAGGAALLLAVGAGATVLARRRSSGQS